In Bradyrhizobium sp. WD16, the genomic stretch CGCATCGGCCATCGAGATCTTCAGCGGTTCGGCGGCCCTGATCATCGCCGCGGCTCTTGTCACCGGCACGTATGCCCTGGTGCCGGACCCGGCGCAGCTGCGGGCTCGCGCCAGCGCCTCGGCGATCCGCCGCGACCTCATCCACCTGATCGATTCCCGGCTCCGCGACGCCGCCGGCGGATTTCACCCGCGCACGGCGCGCCAGCTGCTGCGCTTCATGCTCGACCTGCAGCATGCCGGCCGAGGCACCGAGGCGCCCCGCGGCCTGCTCGGCGCGCTCAATCTCGGCTATGCCATCGTCGCGCTGAAGGAACGCCAGGGCCGGCGCGATCTCGACGCGGCGAGACGCGCGGAGGCCGCGGCGGCGCTCGCCGAACTGCGCGACGCCGACACCTCGCCCGAGGAGGTCGCCTTGCGCCTCGCCGCGCGCGCCGCGCAGACCGGCGATCAGGACCTCGCGGCGACCCTCCACGATGCCGCCGACGCGCTGCGCGAGGCCGCGCCGCTGCTGCGCTGGGCGAAGACGGCGTAACCCCTTCGGCGTCGAGCCGTCAGGCCTCCTTGCGCAGCACCACATGCAGCGCCTTGTCCGAGGGCGTGCTCTCGACGCAGCGATAGCCCAGCGCCGGCAGGTCGAGGCCGGCGAACAGCGCCTCGCCGCGGCCGAGCAGCACCGGCGCGACGGCGAGGTGCAATTCGTCGATCAGGCGGGCGGCGAGGAACTGGCGCACCGTGGCGACCCCGCCGCCGATGCGGACATCCCTGCCGCCGGCAGCCCGTTTTGCCTCGTCGAGGACGTCGCGAACGTCGCAATTTCTGAATTGGAACACGGTGCCGCCCGCCATGGTGAGGGTCGGGCGCAGATGGTGGGTGAGGACGAAGACGGGCACGTGATAGGGCGGATTGTCGCCCCACCAGCCGCGCCAGCTCTCGTCGGGCCAGGGTCCGCGCACCGGTCCGAACATGTTGCGCCCGAGGATCCAGGCGCCGACATTATCGAAGCTGCGCGCCGCGAAATCGTCGTCGATCCCGCCCTCACCACCCTCCTGGCCGAACAACATGGTCTGGAAGGTGCGGGTCGACATCGCCCAGTCGTGCAAGCCGAAGCCGCCCTTGCCGAGGGGATTTTCCAGGCTCTGCTCCGGCCCGGCACCGAAGCCGTCGAGCGATATCGAAAACGCCGCCACCCGAACCTTCATCACCGACCTCCCAAACCAATTGCATTTCACAACCAGTTGCCATCCTGCGTCAACCGATTGCAGAATGCAAGCAGATGAAGGGGATGGTGACCGCAATGGACGGCCAGAGATCGGGATGCCCGATCAATCTCACGCTGGAGACGCTCGGCGATCGCTGGAGCCTGATCGTCATCCGCGACATCATGTTCGGCAACCGCCGCCATTTCCGCGACCTGCTCGCCCGGTCCGAGGAAGGGATCGCCTCCAACATTCTCGCCGACCGCCTCAAGCGTCTCACCGCCGCGGGTCTCCTGAGCCGACGCGACGATCCGAGCCATCGCCAGAAGGCGATCTACAGCCTCACCGACAAGGCCATCGAGCTGGTGCCGCTGCTGGTGCAGATGGGGGCATGGGGCCGGCGCCATCTGAAGGTCTCGCGCGAACTTTCGGTGCGCGCCGAACTGCTCGAACGCGGCGGTCCGGCGCTGTGGGCGGAATTCATGGACGAACTGCGCCACGTCCATCTCGGCAAGCCGTACAGACCGAAAGGGCGCCGCGTCAGCGAGCGTCTGCAGGCCGCCTACGACGACGCCGTCGCAGTTTCCCACCGGGCATCGCGTTGACCACGGCACAACTTTAACCACCGCAAGACGCGCGACGGTGTGCGTCGCGCGCCTGCTCCGGGGCGACACGGTCCTGCACCATTTCCGGAAACTCCCGCCCGCTTTGAAACACTCGCGCAATTCGCGAAGGGCTGAGTAAGCTTAACGCACGCTTGTAATTGCCGCGCCTGCAGCACGCTCCTAAGAATCGCCGCGCAAGACGGGAAATGATGCCCTTACATGCGAGGCCAGATCGATGAAGCAGAGCATCCGCAAGATCATCGCCGACACCGTGGAATTGCCGGATGGTGTCGACCGCATCAGCGACAGCGGTGATCTCTACGACGCCGGCATGACCTCGTTCGACTCGGTGCAGCTGATGCTGGCGCTCGAAGACGCCTTCGGCATCGAGTTTCCCGCGCGGATGCTGAACCGCAAGCTGTTCTCCACGATCGCCAACATCGATGCCGCGGTGCGCGAACTGCGCTGCGAAACCGTTCAGGCCTGAGGGAGATAGCATAGCCATGCTTGATGTCCGCTCCGCCCATGCCGATCTCGCCGCCGCCTCGTTCGCCACCCGGATGACGGCGGTCGCCAGGGTCGCCGAGGAGAATGCCGAGGAAGTCGACCGCGAGGCGCGCTTCCCGCACGAGACCATGGCCGCGCTGCGCGAGGCGCGCCTGCTCTCGATCATGATCCCGCGCGAGCTCGGCGGCGAAGACGCCAGCGTCGCCGAAGTCGCCGAACTCTGCACCATTCTCGGCCGCGCCTGCGCCTCCTCCGGCATGGTGTTCGCCATGCACCAGATCAAGATGTCGAGCCTCGTCGAGCATGCTGCCCGCGACGAATGGCACCGCGCTTTCATGCGGCGCTGCGCCGACCAGCAGCTTCTGCTCGCCTCCGCCACCACCGAGGCCGGGATCGGCGGCGACCTGCGCAATTCGATCTGCTCGGTGGTGCCCGATGGCGCTCACGTCATCCTCGAGAAGAACGCCTCGGTCATTTCCTACGCGCTCGACAGCGACGCCATCCTGGTGACGGCGCGACGGACGCCGGACGCCGCAGCCTCCGATCAGGTGCTGGTGGTGATCGAGAAGAGCCAGGGCGAACTGTTCCAGACCTCGACCTGGGACGCGCTCGGGATGCGCGGCACCGCCTCGCTCGGCTTCAAGCTCAAGGCCCGCGTCCCGGCGGCACAGATCCTGCCGCAGCCCTTCGCCGAGATCGCCGCCCGGAGCATGCTGGCGAGCGCGCATCTCTTCTGGTCCAGCCTGTGGTTCGGCATTGCCGGCGCCGCGCTCACCAAGGCCCAGGCCAGCGTGCGCGCCGCGGCGCGCCGCATGCCCAAGACGGTGCCGCACGGCGCCACCCGCCTCGCGGCCGCCGCCGCCGAACTCGCCGCCCTGAAGGCGCTGATCCAGGACGGCGTCGGCCGTCTCGAGCGCGCCCGCCGCGACGGCGACGACATCGACACCATGGGCTTCGCCGTCGCCATGAATGCCGTCAAGGTCCAGGCCTCGCAGAAGGCGGTCGCGATCGTCCAGGAGGCGCTGACCATCGTCGGCATCCAGGGCTACAAGAACGACAGCCCCTATTCGATCGGCCGGCATTTCCGCGACATCCAGTCGGCGCCGCTGCAGATCGCCAATGACCGCATCATCGCCAACACCTCGACCATGCTGCTGATGTCGGCGATCGAAACCGATCTGGAGGCTTGAGGATGTCCGCGACCGCCGCTGCCGCCATCGTCGAGCGCACCTTCCTCGACGAACTGTTCGATCGCGGCCTCCTGATCGAGACCGGCGTCGACGGTCTCTACGGCCGCTCCGGCCTGTTCGAAGAGATCGGCGAAGGCTTCCAGGCGCTGGTGACGCGCCATGGCCTCGCCGACAACGCCGAAATCGTGCGCTTTCCGCCCGGCATGAGCCGCGCCGTGTTCGAGCGCTCCGGCTACATGAAGAGCTTTCCCCAGCTCGCCGGCACCGTGCACTGCTTCTGCGGCGATCCGGCGAGCCATGCCGGCCTGCTGCAGACCATCAAGCAGAAGGGCGACTGGACCGCGGACCAGAAGGCCAGCGAGATCGTGCTGACCCCGGCGGCCTGCTATCCGCTCTATCCCGCCGCCGCCCGGCGCGGCCCGCTGCCCGCTGAGGGCCGGCTGTTCGACCTGCTGTCCTACTGCTTCCGCCACGAGCCGTCGCGCGATCCCGCCCGGCAGCAGATGTTCCGGATGCGCGAATTCGTCCGCATGGGCACGCCTGACCAGGTCACCTCCTTCCGCGCCGCCTGGCTGGAGCGCGGCCAGGCGCTGATCGGCGAACTCGAACTGCCCTGCAGGCTCGACGTCGCCAACGATCCGTTCTTCGGCCGCGCCGGCAAGATGCTGGCGATCAACCAGCGCGACCAGCGCCTCAAGTTCGAACTGCTGATCCCGATCGAGAGCGAGGCCAATCCGACCGCCTGCCTGTCGTTCAACTATCACCAGGATCATTTCGGCCACACCTTCGGGCTGACCACCGCGTCGGGCGAGACCGCCCACACCGCCTGCGTCGGCTTCGGCCACGAACGGGTCATCCTGGCGCTGCTCAAGCACCACGGCACCGAGGTGAAGGCCTGGCCGATGTCGGTGCGCAAGGCGCTGTGGGGCTGACCATGAGCGCGGTCTTCGCCGAACTCGACGCCGCGACCTATCGCCGGCATGAGCTGCACGATGCAGCGCGGCCGTGGCCGGAGACCAACTGCCACACCGACCTCTTCATCGAGGTGCTCGCGACGCTGGGCCGCGAGCCGGCGGCCGGCCTCGGCATGACCGTGGCGCAGGACTTCGAAGGCGACCAGTTCACCTTCTTCAAGATGGCGAGCGCCGACCTCGAGACCCTGTTCGGGCTCGACGTCCTGGAATTGTCGATCTACCGGCCGCTGGTCGACCATGTCGAGGAGCAGATCGGTCGCGGCCACCTGATGCTGGTCGAGGTCGATGCCATTCATCTGCCCGACACCCGCGGCATCACCTATGGCGTCGATCACTCCAAGACCACGATCGCCATCAACCGCTTCAGCCGCGGCGCGGCGACGCTCGGCTACTTCCACAACGCCGGCTATTTCGAGATCGAGGGCGCCGACGTCGAGGCGCTGCTCGGCTTCGGCGCCGCGAGCGCGCCGGTGCTGCCGGCCTATTGCGAATTCGTCAAGACCATCGGCCCGGGGCTCGAGGGCCGGGCCCTCGCCGAGACCGCGCTGAACCGCCTCAAGGGCCACTGGGCGCGGCGGCCGCGGCA encodes the following:
- a CDS encoding helix-turn-helix domain-containing protein — its product is MDGQRSGCPINLTLETLGDRWSLIVIRDIMFGNRRHFRDLLARSEEGIASNILADRLKRLTAAGLLSRRDDPSHRQKAIYSLTDKAIELVPLLVQMGAWGRRHLKVSRELSVRAELLERGGPALWAEFMDELRHVHLGKPYRPKGRRVSERLQAAYDDAVAVSHRASR
- a CDS encoding acyl carrier protein; this translates as MKQSIRKIIADTVELPDGVDRISDSGDLYDAGMTSFDSVQLMLALEDAFGIEFPARMLNRKLFSTIANIDAAVRELRCETVQA
- a CDS encoding dihydrofolate reductase family protein, translating into MMKVRVAAFSISLDGFGAGPEQSLENPLGKGGFGLHDWAMSTRTFQTMLFGQEGGEGGIDDDFAARSFDNVGAWILGRNMFGPVRGPWPDESWRGWWGDNPPYHVPVFVLTHHLRPTLTMAGGTVFQFRNCDVRDVLDEAKRAAGGRDVRIGGGVATVRQFLAARLIDELHLAVAPVLLGRGEALFAGLDLPALGYRCVESTPSDKALHVVLRKEA
- a CDS encoding DUF1839 family protein, which gives rise to MSAVFAELDAATYRRHELHDAARPWPETNCHTDLFIEVLATLGREPAAGLGMTVAQDFEGDQFTFFKMASADLETLFGLDVLELSIYRPLVDHVEEQIGRGHLMLVEVDAIHLPDTRGITYGVDHSKTTIAINRFSRGAATLGYFHNAGYFEIEGADVEALLGFGAASAPVLPAYCEFVKTIGPGLEGRALAETALNRLKGHWARRPRHNPLLAYRAALPRHLDWLSAQPPSAFHPYAFNTSRQFGANVALLGHHLGWLGDTLNLPAAEAVALCERLSAAAKTFQFLLARALARKRFDQLDAALVAMAQDYDALTGALKETLRFGGITEIPSLVPSGT
- a CDS encoding acyl-CoA dehydrogenase family protein, giving the protein MLDVRSAHADLAAASFATRMTAVARVAEENAEEVDREARFPHETMAALREARLLSIMIPRELGGEDASVAEVAELCTILGRACASSGMVFAMHQIKMSSLVEHAARDEWHRAFMRRCADQQLLLASATTEAGIGGDLRNSICSVVPDGAHVILEKNASVISYALDSDAILVTARRTPDAAASDQVLVVIEKSQGELFQTSTWDALGMRGTASLGFKLKARVPAAQILPQPFAEIAARSMLASAHLFWSSLWFGIAGAALTKAQASVRAAARRMPKTVPHGATRLAAAAAELAALKALIQDGVGRLERARRDGDDIDTMGFAVAMNAVKVQASQKAVAIVQEALTIVGIQGYKNDSPYSIGRHFRDIQSAPLQIANDRIIANTSTMLLMSAIETDLEA
- a CDS encoding amino acid--[acyl-carrier-protein] ligase encodes the protein MSATAAAAIVERTFLDELFDRGLLIETGVDGLYGRSGLFEEIGEGFQALVTRHGLADNAEIVRFPPGMSRAVFERSGYMKSFPQLAGTVHCFCGDPASHAGLLQTIKQKGDWTADQKASEIVLTPAACYPLYPAAARRGPLPAEGRLFDLLSYCFRHEPSRDPARQQMFRMREFVRMGTPDQVTSFRAAWLERGQALIGELELPCRLDVANDPFFGRAGKMLAINQRDQRLKFELLIPIESEANPTACLSFNYHQDHFGHTFGLTTASGETAHTACVGFGHERVILALLKHHGTEVKAWPMSVRKALWG